acacacacacacacacacacagacatgcccacatacacgcaaacaaacataactgcacacacacacacacacacacacacacacacacacacacacacacacacacacacacacacacacacacacaccgcctcatTAACATTTGAGTCACTTTGTGTCATTAGCAACGGCGCACAGCATGTGAGCATCACACTGTTTCCTTGACACGTATACAAAACTGTTAAAGATCGCTAATCACGACTGACACACCGAAAGGGTATATTATTAGAATCACATGTGTCATCtcgttcaacaaaataactaaagaaaacacaaacttaACAAATGAATCAACAAGTACGCATCAGACACAATCACCATTAAAAGTTATTGTTCGTTCACTGTATCAATGATAGCATGGTTATTATATGGGGGCACGCTGGTCTTAATTATAAGACAGCAGGGGGTGGGTAAGGTTGAGGTGGGCCCAACGCAAGATCGAGGACAAGGTGCtgaccttctccccccccccctcccccccacacacacgcacgcacacacatcttttCCCCTTCTCCGAgtcattcctctctccaccaatcaCGTCGTCCGCTGGGTCGGGGTATGACGGGGGATAGGgtcggggcggtgggggggaggcCTTGAAGTATAGGGTGGCTACTCAATTCATCGTTTTGTTGTCAAATCTCGTTGGTGACCGAGACTGCGACGGAGAAACCTTGTTTGACGGACAGAGTGGGGAGGGAAATCTACAGACGCGCCACATTTTCCCTTCTTCGGTTTGAGCTCTCAGGCCTTTTGATTTGAACAAGGAGtttaaaaaactaaaatgacctTGACCCAACTGTGCTACGTGTGCCTCGCGGTGCTGCTTGGATCCCTCGCGCTTTCCCGAGTGGACGGCGCTCCCCAGTCGGAGCGACTCGGAGAATACctggagacggaggaggtgaGTTCGGAAGAATTCGATcaataattgcattttttttgcatttttcaaTATTTAATAGTGTGTTTAATTGTGtagaaaatattttattttctaaaagATTTGCTTTACTTGCTGTGGGCCGGAAAATTGATTCTCTTAATTTTCCTGAAGTCTGTTGAATGGATTGGTtttgttatttcattttttaccaAGCTTTACATATAGCGatataaatgtttgtgttgGGTCCAATTGTTTTGTAGGCTAAATGTATATTTGCACTATACCAGAATCTATAGGCCAACTCACTCAATCTGAACCATATTTACCAGGCATTTCGCTTTAACATAGTTTTATCTTCTTTAAAAGGACCTTGCTCGAATGCTCTTACTGGACTATCTGGCTGAAATGGCCCCTGCCCGCACCAACGAGGTACTACCCGAGGAGGAGGTGTCGGGGATCAGGGAAGTGATGCGGCGCCACCTGGCCCTTTCCCAAAGGGAGCGCAAGGCAGGCTGCCGGAACTTCTTTTGGAAGACGTTTACATCTTGTTAGTGCTTTAGACATATTATACATGATACAGAATTTATTATTGTGGCGTCtttttaatacatatttaatttacaaTTACTAAAGTCtgttattccttttttttttcaagcaatGTTACTGTTTAGTTTGAGATGGAAATTAtacttaatttattattttaattgactAGACCAGTTTCACAACATGTAAAGAACAAGGATGCCGAGCCAGACCTCATTACCACTGGACACAGCTGTATTGGGTGGAGCAAAAAGATGCACTGTGTAAAAATGATTAAAACTGAACCTAAAGTATATAaactaaaattaaaacaaaaacacatttttaatagggttttcattttttttttaatgaagtaCAATCTGCATGGGAGAAGCCACATCATATAGTCATATTGCTCTCATTTCATCAAACGGTTCCTATCGCAGCTTGTGTCGAACGTACAACCCCGTGCTTCGGTAGGCTACAAAACAGAAGCCTTCAGGTGGGTGATGTCAC
This is a stretch of genomic DNA from Gadus chalcogrammus isolate NIFS_2021 chromosome 17, NIFS_Gcha_1.0, whole genome shotgun sequence. It encodes these proteins:
- the LOC130406831 gene encoding somatostatin-1-like, whose amino-acid sequence is MTLTQLCYVCLAVLLGSLALSRVDGAPQSERLGEYLETEEDLARMLLLDYLAEMAPARTNEVLPEEEVSGIREVMRRHLALSQRERKAGCRNFFWKTFTSC